TCTGGGCTGAGAAAATTCTGATGGGCTTTATTTTTGCTGTAGGTGAGGTCTCTAGTATCATTGTTTAGACCAATAGATGTGATACCACCTTCTTCTGTTGCCTTCCCCTATGGAATGATTCGGTCTGCTCGACCAGCTTATGCTCTGGAGAAATATTTGGAGCCAGCGGCAGGGTTTCCTCCTCCAGGGGACTTGTATCTACCCCAGAGGCAGCAGCCAAATTCCCTGGCCATTCCTAGGCAGCAATATGAAGGCTCCATTCTACAAGCATGGTATGAACGATATGGATCAGAAACTCATATGGGACAGATAGAACCGGTTATGGAGTCTGATTACTATGTTCggcaagtttctcttcctcctgaAGGAGGCTCACAAATTTCTTCAGAAGTTCATCAGCCATATTTCCCTGAAGAACCACAATATTCTGTGGACGATCCATGTAGAAGGTACTGCGCATTTATGTTCTCTAAAACTTGTATTCGCAGAAAGAACCCTGCTTGGGCAATAGCAGATCTACTGTATTAGTGTCTAGTATTAATTACTATCTTGCAGTACTAATTAATTCACTGTTGACAACCCATGATTATTAAAGTTTTCTAGTGTTGAGGTCCTCACATCAGATGAGTTGGGTCTTATCTGAAAAGTGAACTTTGGAAATAGCAGGCACATGGCAATGTGGACTGACAGCCAAGGGCAGGCTAGTTTGAATGGCTGGATAGTGAAGAAAAATGCATTGCTATGTGTCTGCAGCTGTGTTAGCAGGGATCTTATGGGGTTATCTCTCGCAAGTAGGAGGAGCTTTCACTGTGGGATGATCTTTGAAGGTTTCTTATTGGTCTGGAGATTatataaaattccaaatttggtATCTTGCTTGTGCTAGTGATAGATCTTCTGACACTTTGTCGAGTTGCATAGGCTGACCAGTGCTTTCTTGTGAGCAGATTCACGTTGATCAACTTTTTTCCAAGATGTTCTTTATGTCACCTTTGTTTAACTTAATCTATGAAGGGTTATTTCTGTTCAGACTGGTTACTGCTGTTATTTCTTTTGTGCATACTACTTGTGGCCCAATAATAGGACTCAGTCTAAATACTAAAATAAGAGGGATCCAGGGGATGACTTGAGAGGAAATCCCATTTTTTAATGCGGTTTCTGTGTTACCAAGAAATCTATTTATTaatagaaaagaatagaaaagaataaACATTGATAACTAGGTACATGTTGCaatttgtaattaattaaaacttttccttttttcgaaGTTCCTTGTtctctttttgtattttggTTTTAAAAGGTTTTTGCACAATGGATACTCAGGTTTAGTTCATAGAAGAACCTGTTCGTGGAAGGCACAAACTATTGAAGTACCTAGATCTGTGTTTGGCGATGAACTTTCATTACATTTGTGAAGACTTTGTTActcattttaattttcatgttaATTGATTGACGTTGACCGGGAagcttaaaaaatttaagaagcTTCTGAACTCTGATGGCATTGTCATTTTGCTTTAGCTCCGTCATACCGTCGCAGGCGGCTTCTTATGCATACGAAGAATTGCAGTCATCCTGCCAACCACATTATAATATAGCTTCTCATGATGGTCCTACCCAAGCAGATGCTGTTCCTCTTGCTAGAACAACACATGAAACCGTTGCTCTAAGCGAGGCAAATCTTTCAGTTTCTTCTGTTTATTCTTTTCCGGGAGTTGCTTCCGCTTACCGCTGATTGGGCAACAAAGTGGTGGTCCTTTTTCTTTAGCATGGTATTTCCCCTTAGCCTTTGTTTTGGTTATAGTCggcttttaaatttttctgtcACATGGTCCTTGTGTTCCTCTCGAAAGAATGTAACTCTTGTGATCAATGAGTACATTCTGATATATTTAATGTCTTCTCGTAGTCGATACTTAGAATATGTTTTCCCTATAATAGCTGGCAAATCAACTCAACTCATATGGAGAAGACCTTTCGAATTTAGATGCATTTGGAGGTAGGTAGGTCGTCCGTAACTGGACCAAAATTGCTGAAACCAGTTTTCTCTGTGCAGAGCGCAGACAGGCAGCTTCCGAACGCGAGGATTTGGAGCTTCCTCGGGATTCCAAACCGGTTCCGTCGTTTGCTGGTGATTCTCTCTGGGGGCAGACTCGAGAATCGACGTGTCTAGTCATGTTTGCGCTCATTGGTTTACTCTTTTTTCCCCCCCGAGAGATTGATGTACATATTGTTTCTAGAGGATTCCTTTCCTCCACTGCCACTCGTGAACTCTTAGAGTGCAACCATTGGCTCAGAGTCTACGGTCCATCACTCATCGTAGCGTCACGGAAATGGGGTGAAGTCAAATGAAGATATAGGTTTAGCACTAGCAATTCGCCTTAGAATGCGGAAAATTAGCCTTATTCGTTCACGCGATCTCAGGTTAAAAGCATCGGAATCAATGTTTAGCATGTCAAACTGTCGCTTCGATGTGGACATGTTTAAGGTTGTAGGTTAAGAGCATCGGAATCAATGTTTAGCATGTCAAACTGTTGCTTGCTTCAATGTGGACATGTTTAAGGTTGTCTCGACATGCTTGTTTGAGCATATCATGTCGTGTCATGTCCCGAGGTTTGCGATGACGGAACGGGTTCGATCATGCTTCGCACCCCGGCTTTTGCTTCGTGGTGGTTGGGGTGAACAGGGTTTGGCGTCTGGCCAACGTTGTCTCAAGCGGAATTGAGTCGGACTGAAATTTGAAATGCCATCTGCATCGGTCGTGTCTATGAAAGTGGTTTCAAAAGTCGCCGACACCTCGCCGGAACCCCGGGCGTCCGAGTCCGACATCAAGTGCGCGCGAGTCTTGGGAGAACGTGGTCCGTAGAGGCTTCTAATAATTGCACCCCCTCGCTCTTCCTCGGAAAGGCAAACGACAAGTTTGTCTTTATTTGTCTATTTAGCCattgtctttttgttttgtcgTGGGGGTGTGGTTCGAGGAAACAGACAGGTTCACTCGCAATTGGAGCGTATTTTTCCTCCCGttaattgtcatttttattCTGAAATGATCATTTAACGGGTCCTCATGCTTGGTATTGCACCAACGTTTTCAATTGCGCATGAATCCACGCCTTCCTCTGCTCCGGAGCAGGGACGCTCTGTTCCTTTCTTGAGTACATAGTGGCCGGGTCTACGAAGTTGATGTGTCAAGCGATGCACAGAATAGGCTTTGAcatcttcttgttttctttttattcctcatttatttctctttgCGAGTTAGATTCCTCCTTGCAAGATGTACCTGTCCCTTTCGTCGGTTGTCATCATCCCTGTTAGTCAAGATAATCCCCGGTCAAGTCGGCTTGTTTCTTTCTGACTACAAAAACAATGTCGGCATTAGCTTATATccagggaaaagtaccaaaaaaaaaattctaaatttattgttcTTGTACTAAATCAATCATAAGctttttaattgaattgattaaatcataaaccttttcatattGATATTCAATCTATTCAGATAGTTTAGCTCGAAAATTTATGATGTAGACGCTGATTATTTTATGAGATATGGTTGTGCTGGCATGAACAtcttattttatgattttaaataattttttgaatatcttgttattttttcttttcttctctattccttcttatcttttttttttttcctcatggTGGCCAACAAGTGTTGTCGGAGCTAGCTAGCTGTAGATGAGTGTcacggcccttgcctagatGTGGGTGAGGCCAAGTGGCCACTAATGAGGCCGCTTCATCTAGATTTCAATGATGCCAACTTCGCCATGGCCTAGCCAGCCATGAGTGAAGGTGGCCTTGTTTGTGATTAGTGAGGCCATGGCTACCTCCGCTTGTCGCTAATGAGGCCGCTATGTCCAGATTTCAATGATGCCAACTTCGCCATGGCCTGCCAGGGACCATGGCTACCTCCGTGGGCTATAGtaggaaaaaataaaggaaaagaaggaaaagataactaaagaaaaaaagaaaagaaaaaattcaaaaaaaaaatattaaaagtgtACGCGTTAGTGTTAGCTATATCATAAAAGATGGCTGGCGTCCACAATAATGAGTTCTAGATTAAATTGGgtggatggattgaattagtaatgacgtgaaaatgtttaacactaaattgatttaattgaaaagtttaagattgaattggtacaaatgtaatAGGGTAGAGACTTTTTTGGTTCTTCTCCCCGTTTTATCCATCCCAGCTCGTTATgtaacatgaaaaagccaaatttACCTTCAAATCAAAGATCACATTTGCAAAATCCACACAACAATAGCACTCGCGAAGTACCATTTACAATAGCgaaattttctaattcaatAAACTCGACTTGCCTGTCAAGATATCACCATTGTTTACATTGCCATGATGATACGTGACGATCTGGATTAGATGGTCGATTTGTTCTAGATCGAGAGAACATAGATCCTGCTAGCGATACTCTGCTTTGAAGAGGCGGAAAATCGTTCATCAAACGCCAATTGCGACCGCAAAATACAGATTGGCCTAGAATGGCCGAGCACAGAAACTGCAACACAACAAAAGGAGTTACATCAAGGGCCAAACGTTCTCCTTGACAAAAAGTCGTGTCCGTGGGTCATGTACGTGCGTTCTGTCCATATGCACATGCTCATGCATGTGGGTTCATAAACGGACAAGACGCAAATCGCAAAACGTGCTCTTGCTCGCAACAAATCTTCTAGGGGACCGTGCTTTGGCAACACTTAACAATAGTTCTTTCGGTACCCAAAAGAGTTCTGGAGATGTAACTACATTTCTAAAGGCCTCTCAACCTTTTGCCCAAGGTAGCTTCAAAAGTGTTTGGGACCTCGAACATTTCGGGAATGCTAAtacatttttctgtttttcaattttgctgtCGCCACACTTTTATAGTTCCGGAAATGCTCTAGTCTTATGTGATGTCACCAGTGAGCGGTTGGCCAGCCGCCGGCAAGTCAGACCTAGTGTAGGCCAGCCTCGCCTGAGGTCCCGTGGCCCAAGCAAAGTGGTCGTTGGCCGATGCTAGATCTACCTAGATTTGGCTTGCCAGCACCTTGAGCCCATCGGCAAAGATTTGAGACTCTTTCGCCTAAAGTATTcttcctaaaaaaaatcaaaattaacgCATCCGAAACGTATAGATTAACCATGTGAACTTAAATATTATATCAAGTGTTTTCGCTCGACTGAATCGTTAATGAACTCATCCTTTCTTTTCTGGTGGGGACGAAGACAAGATCGGTCAAATACGATCACGTGCAAGGAATCAGAGACTTGAAGAGCATGTCCATCCAATCGCAGACCAATTCGCAGAATCAAGGCGTGGCCACGGTCATAGTCAAACCGATCCAAATCCAGCATGATTTCGGGGATTTGGACAAAACCCACacaccacagagagagagagagagaggctggaTGCGGACTCAGTGCATGAATGTCAATTTTTGCCGACACGTTTAGAATTTCGGTCTGATCGCATCGACAAATCATCAGTCGCTATGAAATTTGAAGTGTTGGatgatgctctctctctctctctcactttctttgTTTCTGAAAGTATACAGCAAGCAGCCAGGTTCAACCAACCAGACGAAATTTGCTCGTCCAATTCCGTTCGAGCACACACTTTCCTAATTGCAGGATAACAGGCTCTGGGACCTCGAATTGTTCTGGTCACGAGTGGTACAGAGTAGTTATGAACGCCTATCAAGAGGTACCGTTGCTAGGTGGGCGACCCTTGTGAGAACGCTTGGAGGGGGTCGTTATTGCCGATCACCTGGCTCCACCCTTTTCATTCGTGAATTAGAAAGTCCACAATATCGTTTTTTTCCTCTTAGGTACAACCCTATGGTGAGAGCGATCGTTTTATagtaaaataaaagacaaatttATGAATTACAACAGACTAAACATGTTTGAAGTAgacaattacaaaaaaaagttttaaacctattgtatttgtaCTATTtctatcctaaactttttagtttgagtaatttaatcttaaacttttgacAAGTTACCAATATAGTATATCTGGCCAATTTGGCTGaaaattgatgatgtgaataCCAACCAACTTACATTGTATAGTCAGCGCCaacatagacattttttttttttttaattttctttgaatttttttatattaaatttattttctttttctatttcccttcatttcttttgttttttttttttttcttttcactatgGTTGGTGAGGGCCACAAAGCCATTGTTGATGCTGATAGGGGTTGCAGATGCGAGTGAGATTGGCCTTGCCATGGCTTTGCTGATTGTAGGTGAAGGTGGCGTTGCCAAACCATTGTGGCAGCAAGTAAGGCCTCCTTGCCTAGATGTAGGCAAAGCCAGCCTTGCTAGCCACAAATGAGGCAGCCTCGCCTAGATAGGGGTGAGGTCGAGCAGGGGTTGCGGATGTTGTTGGAGCTTGTCAACTATAgtgataaaaaaacaaaagaaaagaaggaaaagaaaagaaaaaaatgaaaaacaaaataaagattaaataaaaattcaacaaatttgTTTGCATCAGTGTTAGTCATGCTATGTAGAACGGTTGTCGTTTACATTAGCGATTCAAGTTAAGATAGCCTGGAAAGActaaatttaccaaattaaaatatttagagcTGAATTGATAaatgtgcaataaatttagaatttttttgataattttttcttcttattactATTAGTAGGAAATTATGACCATGTTTAGTTTTTATATTGATTATACAATGATATCATGATACTTAACGGAACAAAGTGgaatgagtttttatttttctttttgtggtcaATATATTACTTTGTACGAGTGttttatcaaatgaaataaataCGTTTGTAATTAAATGACCTGGTCTACTACTGATTCGCAACTTTGGATAGGATACACTGAATTGAAGAGTCGGCTTTTTGTTGAGATTAGACGCACGGCATAAATTCAATTCTTGTGATACCAAGTGCAAACAACTCCATATCCCAAGTCATTCACTCTGGCTCACATTTTATATGATTCATGAGGTTTTCGAGGTCCATGTTTTTGGGATTTATTGGAATGATAATTCTTTAAATGCCCAATGAGGAAAGAGACATCCTTCCCACATGTGAAGGACGCCCCTTTCAATTCCTAGAAGATGATTTTTCGGCATAAGTGCGCACTCTTCTCCGTACTTTCTTAAAAAACAGTAGTTTTGAGTAACCCACTCATGTTCCAATATTCCCATATATCACAACTAAGATAGGATACACTCAACCCGCTAGGTTGGCGAAGTTGATTGTGTTGGGAAATTTCTTGCTCAGGAGCTAATGGAGACATGTTTAAACCTCACCAATTTTACCAGTTTATGAGGTGCTTTGAGGCTAAGTTTAGTAGACCGGATGTAATTTGAGATATAATAGTTGGATCCTATTCGGTGTTCTTGCAGTGTCATCAAACGAGGTTTAACCGAGTACAAGTCGACAGTACCATGAACTAGAACATTGAATAactttggattggaaaaatccTAGATGGTTTAAGCACTagagaagataaaagaagatAAGAATGATTGATTGGAGATCCCTTATGCCCCGACTTTGTATCACAATTTGATCTTACATGtagtgattttcttttcttgccgtatttcttttttccatgcTTGATTGAAGGAGGATGCATTCTAACTTTTCATGATACATAACTAAGAGATGCACACCTTATCTAAATGATTACAATAAGGGATAGTTGCAGAAAGCAACATGAGTTTTGCACTCATATGTCAAACACCATCATGACTTTTGAAAACTTAATTTGCACCATGAGTTTTGCTATTTCAGTCTTCATTCCAAGTTGTCCCCTCCCCatacccatttattttatttttttggtcaaacatCCCCACTTATTtgaactttccatttttcttcccaAACTAGACTTTCCACAAAACCTACCTACTGAAACTTGCCCTTCTATTTCCTAAGAGAGAGATGCAGGGTCTGGTGTTGTATGGAGGTAAATGTGCTAGAGAAATTGTTTAACTAGTCTTAAACCTATCGtgttgatattaatttaatcatacatttttatgtaaaatttcaatataattatttctaattaatttgtgCTAAAATTGCTGAAGTGGCAGCATGCTGAAGAGTATTAGGTCAGGGTTTCGATCTTTGCGAGTGTCACATATACATGTACATAAAAAGAGTagtgagacaaaaaaaattggtaaaattgagaaatttcggactgaattgacatccaCAAACTTATTGGATAATCTTCCCAAATTTGTTAGGTCGAATGAGCTGCAAATTATAGATTTTAAGATCTGACGATGGTGTTTGATACGTGGGTGCAaaactcagttttttttttagactaaaGCGATGGTCATATCCGATGCTCAAAATAGAATGTTAGGAAGACATTGCTTACTATATATGAAGCCTAGGGAATGGGTATCTCAGCATCGAGATGCAAATGGTGATGGGGGAGAGTTTAGAATTCATATGAATCGTGCTCATTTCTGACAAAATATAAATCGCGAATCTTTGCTAGAGGAGATGCTTTTGCATGTGGGCTCGATGACTGATCGTGATCTCTGCATGGACTAAAAAtccatatattatattatttggCGACATTCGTACCATTTTCCTTGCGTTGagcatgaataaaacacataacTAAATAGTGCGTTCTGGAAGTAGGCGTTGTGCTTGTCTTTACATGGCATCttcgttttcatttttcaaagcaTTTTATTTTGTGGacaatcttctctctctctctctctctctctctctctctctctcatttcttgCGCCAATTACAGGTGAAAAATCACAACAACACGACGATATCTCTtagtcatttatgaaaaattacaacAGTTAAGATGGGGTTACTCgagatcttttaatttttaaatagataTTCTCCCCGTTTGTCGCATCCTTtcatatagaaataaaaaagatattcaTCTTGAAAACCCTACTTGGTGTTATAATATTGTCATTAAAGTCCAAGGTCATGAAAAAGACGATCAATTCGTCGATCTCTTGTGAGGTCATCTGCATCGTGAGCATTTTAATCCAGTCCATCAATTATATACTAATTTATAGCTGCCTGACTTATACCCTTGATGACAAACGGTGCCTTTGGAGTAATTAAATGTTTCCCAGTTGAAATATGATGCCTTTAATGGGTCTTATTGAACGAATCGCTTTGACTTTCAATGGCTTGTTTCATAGGGTATACTATATATTATGTTACCAAGCTCGTAAAACTTtgaatgatataaataatttggGTAGTCAACTTGGTAAGTTTCGATTGATGCTAATCGATACTTGTCGTGCATTCGGCTAATTTTGTCTTGTAGCACCTCGAAACTTAAACTAATAGGTAAGGTAGACTACATGCGTATAAAGTCATAAAATCATAATCAAGGTTTGTAAGATAGGTGAAATTGAGATTCTCTTATGTGTGCGATCTAAAGAGAAATTGTGTAAAGAATGCAATTGGAGTTGAATGTTAGGAAATGTAACTTACAAATCGGGTCATGCAATATTACATTTTTACCctgatatttgaaattttatattttgcacattttgaaagccatgaatttataaaattgttGCCCCTTTGAGCAACAACTCTCTATTTTCTTATTATCACCTTATTTTGTACCCATGAATTTGGCAATTTGTTTGATTCCAGTTTATTTTTTGAAGAGTGTCAACCACCTGTTTTtctatggaaatttttttacccATCCCACCTACATTATCAATGTCTGATTATATCTTTGCCCTCGATACAAGGGATATTCCACTACGCCATAAGGGCTTCATAATTCCATCCTTTTAAAACACTAATGTTTGTGGTATTGGATTCAAGCTTGTTAGAAGCACTTTATGAGTAAAATTTTGAATGCAGGTCAAATGTGAGAAAGGGTGCACTTAAGATCGTCACTCAAATAAATGGACTAATGTTCGCATTTATGTCAGCAAGCTTATGCATGTCCACCCAAACACTCCAGTGAAATCAGTATTTATTGAACAAGATATAGGTGGAAATCAACGACGAAATATTGAGTATGCACTCTTTTAGTATCAACCTAAGAATAATTTATAAGAATAGAGGTTTTATAAATACTTACGTTCTTATATTCTTACATTTTCAGAGTCTTAAGGTATTAATAACTAGTGACAAAAGAATAAAGACTGTAAGGTGTTTagcattaataaataaaatcaccTAAACGAATTaattattcttttcaaattcgaTCAGATTTATACTTAAAATTAAGAGAATCTGATTCTCTGATAACTTTCGAATGGTTACTAAGTTATCCATGAAACGTTCTTATaaatgaaattgagagagaattgtGGGGACAGGATTCGGAACTTAAAAATTCTCAGTTCAAATCATGATGTGCCAAAATATACCATCAATTGTTCTCCTAAcgttggaataaaaaaaaaaaaaaagtttcaattcAAACCCTATTTCTCACTTTCTACGACCTAACTTTCCCACCGCCTGCTCTTCGAATAATTCTTTTGAGCATCGAATGaacaaacagaaaagaaaaaaaatgtgaagttTCAGATCGATCTATCACTTCCTTTACCCCCTTTTTTGTTCATCGTCCTCAAAACCCTAGCCAGACAGTGAGGCAATATATTAGTCGTTTAGCACTCTCTTCACaaactctctccctccctccctccctcctctctctctctctctttttcaccGTCACAGGCACACGAAAAAGAAAGCATCTCAAGAAGCCATTTGTTAATCTGAAGGACACTAGTGTTCGAAAGGTGGATCATCATCGGAGGCATGGAAAGAGGTCACTTCCTCCTGAAGCATCGGTGCAAGAgaaggccaaagaagaagaggaagaagaacaagacgAAGAGCCGTGCAGTTTCTCGTCATCCTGGTCCGAGACCGACTTCTCGACCATGGTCACTACTCTCACTCAAGTCATGGACACCACCGCCACCAACACCACAAATCTTCCCAGCTCAGCTTATTCATCAGTTGAATCCACCACCACAACTCTCGTCTTTGACTCGCCTCAACCATCTCAAAATCAGGGTAAGTATCCTACTGTGCTCTTGCTTTTGCACCATCCCGCAAAAACCCTCATGTTTTTAGGCATATATACTTCTGCTTCCAtgatttttttaagattttccttttggggGATCCTTTGTTGTGGATTTTGGGGTTTGATACTAGGCAAAACTGTGTTTTCGTTTCCCCAAATCGGAAAAGAGACTTCTAGATATGCTTCTTTTAGCACTTGCAAGTGCACCAAGCAAGAGTGAAAGCgactctccctcctctcttttttgatCTTAGCTATATGATTTATCTAGATCTTCACTCTCTTGTGTGTGTGTCCgcgtttcttttctcttttgtcctaTCCTTGTTGAATCTCTTAATCAATATGTGATGCAAGATTTTAGT
This Eucalyptus grandis isolate ANBG69807.140 chromosome 7, ASM1654582v1, whole genome shotgun sequence DNA region includes the following protein-coding sequences:
- the LOC104453557 gene encoding uncharacterized protein LOC104453557, producing MKGKKNKYPGPSLMKATKKIGKGTLKAHSKMIATSALDGGPPPNPISVLETHPVMASVMAFEGGPTVEPTPSTTHEEEKVEKDSERDAGFIFLCSGKTKPECYRYRVFGLPVGQLKVVKKVKPGAKLFLFDFDLKLLYGVYEATSGGDLDIEPMAFDQKFRSQVKFRIYKECLPIPESVFKRAIEDNYVSRSKFRQELNRKQVRSLVSLFRPIDVIPPSSVAFPYGMIRSARPAYALEKYLEPAAGFPPPGDLYLPQRQQPNSLAIPRQQYEGSILQAWYERYGSETHMGQIEPVMESDYYVRQVSLPPEGGSQISSEVHQPYFPEEPQYSVDDPCRSRHMAMWTDSQGQASLNGWIVKKNALLCVCSCVSRDLMGLSLASRRSFHCGMIFEGFLLVWRLYKIPNLVSCLC